The sequence below is a genomic window from Candidatus Hydrogenedens sp..
CTGGACATGACGAATATCAAGTGTGATATGTGCTTCAATTGTGTGTTTGGTCTGTAAAACGCAGTTGATACTCAGCAAAATCCCTACTACGAAAAGAAGGGTCAAAATCTTTTTCATATCACAGTTCCTTTTTAATAAGTAACTATCTAATTATTATACGAACTTACTCATAATTTTATTTCATTATACAAACAAATTAAGAAAAAAATAAATTTACTTTCTTTATATAGATATTGTTCTGTTTGCTTTTAAAATAGTGATTTTCTTAATCTAACTATGAATTGAAAATTAAAATTCCTGACAGTAGGAGAAGAGTATGAGGAATATGAACGAACTTGCAATATTAGGAGGAGAACCTGTAAGACCTCCCGAAAAAAAGTGGCCTACCTGGCCTGTGTTCGATGAACAAGAACGAAATGCTATTTTAGAAGTTCTTGAAAGTGGCAAATGGTTTTACGGTGAAAAAGTAAAACAATTTGAAGAAGCCTATTCACGGTTTCAAAAAGCAAGATATTGTGTTTCTTGCAATAGCGGAACAACCGCATTGGAAATAACATTACAGGCAATAGGTTTAAAACACGGTGAAGAGGTTATCGTTCCCCCCTATACATTTATTGCAACGGCTTCGGCTGTCGTGCGTATGGGAGGAGTTCCTATTTTTGTAGATATAGATGATACATGGTGTATTGACCCTGACCTTATAGAGTCAGCAATTTCTCCTCGAACCAGAGCCATAATCCCGGTTCATTTTGGTGGAAGAATCTGCGATATGGATAAAATTAATGCAATAGCCCAGAAACATAATCTTATTGTGATTGAAGATGCCTGTCATGCTTGGGGTGGAGCGTGGGAAGGGAAAGGAGCAGGAACATTAGGGCTCGGGGGTGTATTCAGCTTCCAGATGTCAAAGAATATTACTGCGGGTGAAGGTGGCGCCATTGTTACCGATAATGAAAATTTCGCTGATACCTGCCGTTCTATAAGCAATTGCGGGAGGTCAAAAACAGGTCCCTGGTATTATCATGAACGAATTGGCACCAATGTCCGAATGAATGAATTTACCGCGAATATTCTGTTAGCCCAGTTGTCGCGTGCTGAAAAGCAATTTCAGGTTCGAGAAGCAAATGGGACTTATCTAACCCGAGCACTGATGGAGATACCGGGTATTTACCCACAACCTTTAAGTAATCGTATTACTCGAAGGACATATCATCTTATTTGTATCCGTATTAAGGAAGATGAATTAGGTTGCTCCCGAGAGCAGTTTGTAAAAGCAGTACAGGCAGAAGGATTACCTCTAACTTCAGGCTATCCCTATCCTATTTATAAACAACCGGCATTTCAAAATGCAGATTTTTATGATTATTCAAAAACATATTGTCCTATAGCAGAGGATTTATGTTATAAGAGTGGAACATGGTTGCCCCATCATATTTTATTAGGTAAAGAAAAAGATATGGAAGATATTGTAAGAATTATCCGTAAAGTACAGGAACATACTCCTGAATTAAGGAAATTAGATGCATAAGATACCTTTTCTATGTCAGACCTATGATTTATTTGATAAATCAGACCTATCATGAATAAAAGGAATATTCTCATTTCAAAGCAATTAATATGGATATTTCTTATTCTTTTAATAGGATTAGGGGTAAGGCTTATTTACCTCTCCGATGCAATTCAGAACCCGGATTTTTCAGCACCTCTCCACGATGCAGAATTTAAAGATTACTGGGCAAGGGCTATTTTGTCCGGTGATTACACACCTCCAAGAAATGAGGGAAACCCGTTTATGGAAGGACACCCCCTTCCCAATCCACCGGGTTATCCTTTGTTTCTTGCGTTTATTTATTGGTTAACGGGGGGTAGTTATCTTGCCGTGCGATGGGTACAAATTTGTATTGGACTTCTTAATATATTCCTTGTATATTTGTTAAGCAAAAACCTTTTTGATTATAGAGCAGGACTTTTTTCCGCATTAGGGGTTGCAACTTATTGGGCATTTGTCCACTATGACATGGAACTTAATCAGGTTACAATTTATATAGCCATAAATTTATTATGTTTCCATCTCCTTTTACAGGCACATAAAAGAAACAAATTGCGACTACTCCCTTTTGCAGGTATTGTATTTGGGATAGGGGCATGGTTCCGTGGTGAAGTGTTTGTTTTCATCTTCCCTTTAGCGATATTCGTTATATTCCTTTTTTATAATTCGAAAAAACTCAAAGTTGCTATTTGTGCAGGATTATTGTTTCTTATTTTTGCTCTACTACCTGTAATTCCATTATCTTCATATAACTATTATCTCTGTGGGTCATTTACTTCAGGCTCACATAACAGTGAATGTAGCCTTTCTATAGCCTTTCATCCGGACACTCCAGAATATGCTTCATATACACCCGAGATGCTTCGATGGCTAAATAAAACACCGGAGGATACAGTAGAAATATTTGATTTAGATGGAATGACTCGGGGTTTAGGAAAGGAATTAGGATTAGGTCGAAGAGTAACTTATAAGGAATGGAAAAATTACCTTATTTCAGGGGCTATACATAATATAAAAGAATACCCCTGGCTCAATTTAAAAAAATGTTTTAAGCGGTTTCTATGGACTTTTTCTCCTCAGGAATTGGACGAAAATAAAGTAATTTATTACGAGCGTGAAGTTTCTACAATTCTTAAATATTTGCCTCGTTATCCTCTCCCTATGAGTTTATTCACTTTAAGTCTTATTTTGCTTGGTATTTTATGGTTATCCAAAGGAACTCAGACGATAAGGATAACTATGAATTCATGGAAATTTTTATTCGTTCTACTGTTTTTTGTTGCAATAAATATCAGTATTTTTTCACTTATAATAGCAGGAAGTCGTTATCGTGTGTCCCTTATCCCATATTTTTTCATCTTAGGGGGTGTTGTTTTTTCTTCATTATCGGAAACAATTCGGAACAAGAAATGGAATTTGTCGATTTTGATTGTTTTGGGTTTCGTTATCCTATTTTCGTTAGCCCATATTCCGTTTTTTGATTATCAGCCTAATCGTTCTCGCTGGTTGGATGAGCGGCGAAAATGTTATCAAAGGATTGGTAGGATAGAAGATGGGTTAAGATTTTTTGAGAAATGGTTGGAGAAACATCCAGATGCGGATGCTCATTATCATGCAGGGGTGCTTTGTTATGAATTAAACGAACTGACGAAAGCAGAAGAACATTTTTATACATGTCTTAAACTGTGTCCGGACCATCCTTCTGCTCCCTATAATTTAGGATTGGTTTTTGCAAAAAGAGGTGATTGGACAAATGCGGAAAAGTATTTTAAGGAAGCAGTGAAAAGAAATTCGAACAAGGCGGATATGTGGTTTGCATTAGGTTGGGCAACTGAAAATATCGGAAATACGACTACTGCATTAGAGAATTACACACATGCATTAACTATAAACCCGCTACATGCTCAAGCATTAAATCACAGTGCTGTGATAATGTTTCAAAGAGGAGAACGAGAGCCTGCAAAAAAATATCTTGAAAAAGCAATTAGCATTGCTCCCAATTATACAGATGCTCGATTTAATTTGGGTCAGGTTCTATTAGCGGAACGGAAACCTGCGGATGCCTTGAAGCAATTTATGACCATTACAGGAAAATATTCGCCGGAACATGAATTGTTAAAAAGTATAGGGTTGTGCTATGTCCAGATGCTGGATTACGGGGAAGCACTGAAATATCTCTTAAAAGCGAAGGAGATGAAACCAGAACAATGGAATGAAGAATCTATTCTCGCCGTTTGTTACGCTGGATTGGGAATGAGAGAGGAATGTATTCAAGCAATCGAGGGATTAAAAGGAAAAACATTTAATTCCTTGCAGGTTTTTAATTTAGGTCATGCATGGGAATTGTTGGGGGAATGGGATAAAGCAGAAACTTATTTTAAAACTGTTATTGAAAAAGACAAAAGTAATGCAGATGCGTGGGCAGGTTTGGGAAATATTTCTCTAATGCATGGAGATAAAAACTCCGCTTATATATATTTCAAACAGGCATTGGAAATTAATCCTCATCAAGTTGGAGCATGGTTTAATTTAATCCTGTCGTGGGTAGAAAATCGAGAATGGGAAAAAGCAAAGTCTCAGTTGATAGAGTTTATAAACTATTATCCAGAGCATGTAGAGGCTCATTATCATTTAGGGATTGTAAATGAAGCATTAGGAAATAGGGAGGATGCCAAAAAATCTTATGATAAGGTGCTTGAAAAGAAATCTGACCATCCCGGGGCTTTATTTTCCCGTGCTACTATTGCTCTATCCGAAATGGATTTGGAAAAGGCAAAGGAACTGTTCGAAAAACTTAAACCTATGGAACCTTTCAAATCTTTATATCATTTAGGTATTGTTTATTCGTTAAAGGAAAATTGGGAAATGTCCCATGAATGTTTTTTAAAATCTTTCTTTATAAATTCACCACCATTTTTTAATGATTATATATATGCGTTCAATATCGGTAGAAGTTACGACCGACTTGATTGCTTGTATGATGCAGAAAATTTCTACCGTATTTCTTTCGGATTGAATAATGATTTTGTAGATGTTAAAGATGCCCTTTCTTTTCTTCTTTTTCAACAAGGGAATATTGAAGAAGCCTATTTTTTGTTAAATTCGATGTTCTTATATCAAATACCTACTAACTGGTCTTATTACCACTTTTCCCTTGTATGGGATAGTATGAAGGAACCCGAAATAGCATTAAGTTTTGCGGAAATGGCTAATATAATTTTGCCGAAACAATCGCCAATTCTTCATCAATTAGGTGCGCTGCACCGCAAATTGAAAAATTATAATCTTGCTGAACAATACCTGGAGCAAGCAAAGGAACTTAATCCCGATGATGCAACCATTACAAAAACATTAGCATTTTTACAATCAGACCGTGAGCGTTATAAGGAAGCAAAAGAACTGTTTATAATTTGTACCAACTTACTCCCTGATGACCTGGAAGTTTATGAAGGTCTTGCTGATGTTTATATGAAGACTGGGGAATTGAAACAGGCGGAAGAAAACTATCGAAAAGCATTAAAAATTAAGGAAAGTCCCACGGTGATTAACAAGTTGGGGTTATTACTGGCGGATTTGAATAATGTGTATGAAAGTGTCGGACTACTGGAAAAGGCCCTTAAATATTTTCCAGATGATGCTATTACTCTTACACGACTTGCAGACCTAAAAGTAATTTTACACTCAGATATGGATGCAAAATTACTTTATGAAAAGGCATTAACAATAGATACTCAAAATTATCTAACCCATAGAAACTATGCAGATTTATTAGTCCGTTCAGGTGAATATGAACTCGCTGAAAAACACTATAAACTTGCATTAGAGCTGCAGCCGAAAGATACTATCGCTCAAGCAGGATTAGGATTGCTTTATGCCCGTATGAATAAATATGAGGAAGCAAAAAAATATTTAATCCCTCTGGCTCAAATAAAAACGGATTTACTTAATGTAAACCAACAACTGGCAATGATATTCCTTTCTGAAAATCAACCAGAAAAATCTATTAAATATATAAAGCGGTGTATTCTTGCCCAGCCCGATCGTAAAGAGTTTCGGGAATTGTTACAGCAGGCTACTCAGATGAAACAGTAGAACTATTTACTAATCCCAGTCTTTTTTCCAGATAAGGAATAAGTGTTTCTGCCATAATCTGGGCTTTAAGTTTTATTCCTTCCTGACGCATGTGGCAGATATCACCAAAATATTTTGTGCTGGCAGGAATATTTTCTTCTACAGGGATATAAAGGATAGAATTCTTTTTACAATATTCTTTTAATATCTCATTAAATAATTTCATCACTTCACAGTATTGCTGGAATGTTGAGTGAGGATATCCCCATTCCTTTTCATAATAGAAATCATAATAATCACGGTCTTCACTATTTAGCTTATCGCGATAGGGAACACCTATACTTGAAATACACACATCAATGTTTTTTAAAAAGAATACTTTACAAAGGTAGTCAATGTAGTTCATAATAAATCGGTCTATATACAACTTTATTCTATCCTCAGGATAGGAAATGAATGCCCTCATCTGTTTTCGCACAAAGTGTGATAAAAGAAAAGCAATTCGTGTTGTTAGTAATGTATTGTCAAATGCTTTCTGAAATACCTCATATACTACATTATTAATCCCTTCGTATAAAATAACCAAATCCGGCTGCAAGTATAAGTAGTCCGGTAATTTGGCACAGTGCTTTTTTAACACCATTCCTGATACACCACAATTAAAAACCTCTATACGGTTATCGCCAAAGTGTTTTTTTAATCCCTGTTCTAAAAATTTAGGATAAGTTTCTTGATTTGAAATCCCCTCCTCGGTAGTGGAAGCACCGATACAAAGAATTCGAAAGACCCCTTCCTCTTTTGGCACTTTAAAATCTCTATCCCTAAAGCCAAAATTGTTAATACGGAAAGGCATCTCCGTTGAATTAATATGAGGTATGTATGAAAAATAATTTATGTCCCACAAATCATTTATTGCTAATTTCTTTAATATGGGATTTATCCCCTCGTTTTTACCTTTTTGGGGATGAACGAATACATAATAGGAATAATGATTTGAGGTATTGTATATAGGACAGAAAAAGAACTGGTAACTTTCTCCTTTTATATTTTCATCCCATAAAAAAGCAAGCCCCACTTCAAACTTGCTCTTAGGAATTTGTTCAATAATCGTTTTGTATTCTGAAATATGTGGAATTGCTTCCAGAGGCTCCTTAATGGGGGAGAATATTAAGTCAGAATTATTTTGATTTATTTCTATACAAAATTGATGTATATTGTAAATGTCACAAAAGCTACTCTGAAAAGGTTCTGTTTCTGTGAAATATATCGAAAAACGATAACTCCACATTTCAAGTGGGTCCGGTTCAGCGTAGCACCATAGCTCACCGATTAACAATTGTTGAGGGACAAATATATTTTTCCCCTCACCATAGTGCACACTTTCCTCAGCCCCATTATCCCATTCCTTGATTAACAATTCGCCTTTGCGAATGCGAACAAATTTGTTGGTTTTTTCGATATGTTTCCATCTTAATCGTTCGAATAATTCCAGAGATAAGCAGATAACAATAATCCAGAAGAAAATAAAAAGACTATAACCTAAAATATAGACAATTTTTCTTTTCTTTTTAGATTTTAACTCCATTAACTTTTCCCTAAATGTTCTTCAATATATTTCACCAAATATGGCATTGCTAATTCCGATTTTTTTTGTATCCCTTCCAATTTTTGATGACATAAATCATTAAAATAAGATGGAGGTTTATTCTGAAACATTTCGTACATCGGTATATACAAAATATTTCTGTTGTTAAACTTTTCATTTAATAGTTTATTATATATGTTGAGGACATGGCTATACATACGATAATTTATAAAATCACCTCCCCACCATTTTTTTGTAACAAACTGAAAATAATCTTTTTCCTGCCATGTCATCAAAGAATAATTAGGTGCAGGGATACTCATTACGGCAAACAATACACCCTTTCGTTGAAGGTATTTCTGTATTTTTTCTATTTGACTTAATATATCTTTGCTTATATCACTCTGTATTTGTATATCGTGGGGTAAAAAGAAGAGAGGAAAAATATTTCGACATAGCTTCGATTGTATAAGGATTTTTTTTATTCCGTTCAAGTGATTTAACCAATAAGGTAATAAGATATGGGTTATATCATTTGTCCCTTCACAATAAATAATCAAGTTCGGTTCCATTAGTAGATAATCGGGCAATCGTAGCCATAATTTATTAGCAGTGATACCCGGTATCCCTGCGTTAATCACTTCAATTCTATATTGTTCATGGAACTGCTCGGATAATAGTTTTTCTGTGATATTCGGATAGGTTTCTTGTTCTGTTGGACCCTCTTCCGTGGTTGAACCTCCTATGCATACAATACGGAAGACATCGGGCAGTTTTGGAACTGCGACATCTTCATCACGGAAACCGAAATTGTTTGTATGAAATTCATGAGAATACAATTGGGCATGTTTTTTGTATTCAAAATAGGGTATCTCCCAGATATTATTTTCATCTTTTGTTTTTTTTGTATGGCTATCTTTCGCCTTATATCCGCACACGAACATCCCTTGATTTTCTATTTTTGCAGGATAATAAAGAACAAGGTCTGAAATAGTTCTGTTTCCTACGGTAAAAGAAGCATAATATTTTGAAAAAGCACTGTGGTTTATATCAGGAATTTCTTTTTCTAATGCCGTTAGCAATTCATCATCGAAGTAATTTGTTGTATCGGGTTCAGGAAGATATATTTTCTTTTCCCTTTTATTCCTATCCTTTATAAGAATAGATATTTGATAAAAAGAAGCAAATAATTGTCGGTCGTTTTCATCTAATTGCAGGAAAAATTCTAAACGATTGGAATACCATTGAGACATGTCTGGCGAAGGTAGTTTTTCTGTTGATTGTAATGTATCTTTCGAAGTAACCTGACTGTAACTCCATGGAGGCTGATTATTTAAAGAGGAAATGAGGGGGTTTTTCTGTGCACCAAAATATTCATATACTCGAACGGCACACTCAGCGAGTATAAGTATCAAAATAAGCCATAGGAAGAAGATAAATATTTTGCCTATACTTTTTACGATAGGATATTTCATTTAATCGAAGGAGATGTTTGCTGAGGGTTATTTTTCAGTCGCTCTAATTCGGTAGCAGGACGCAGGTCTGTTGGGTCAAGTTCTAGGGCTTTCTGGAAGTATTCAATCGCTTTTTCACGATTTCCCAGCCCTAAATAAGCTCTACCCATACAGGTATGAGCAAACGAATCATTGGGCAATAATTGAAATGCCTTTTCCAATGCAGAAATAGCCAATTGATATTGGCCTCTGTTAATATGAATGTCCGCAATATTAATCCAATTCCATGGGTAATGTTCTGGCTTCAATTCGACAGCCTTTGTAAATGCATCAACGGCAAGGTCCCATTCTTGTATCTCCTTATAAGACATCCCAAGATAAGAGTATGCTTGAGCATAACCGGGGTCAAGCTGAATTACATGTTTACAAGTATCGATGGCAGACCAAAAATCTTTTACCCGCCAGAATTCCAGAGCCATAGCACATAAATCTTCTAATAAGGCTACTGATTTTTTATTAAATGTTTTAACAGAGTCCTGTAAAGAATAAATCTGGTGATATACAACGACTCGCTGGATACCGGGAAACTCCTGTGCTTGATAGATAATGCCTTTTTCCTTCAAATATTTTTCAAAATGATTGAGGGGTGCAGATTCAAAATAATCTCCCTGAACAACAATCCATAATTTTGCATTGGGTCTCCGTTCAGGCAATAGTTTTGTAATTAAAAATTCAGCAATTTCTGCGGTATTCTCAAACTGCGAACCATAGCAAACAACATTTGGCACAGGACCTAAATTATATAAGAAAACACGCTTCCATAACTCATTATTTACAAGGATAATATCTTCCGTTTTTGCATTGTGCTTAATAAACACACCTGCATTTCTCCAATTGGTATGTTGCGGTTTACCGAGGATTAAACTTCCCTGATACAAATACAAAAGTAGAAATGTGGTAAAAAGAAGTCGTTTCATCCATTTCTTGTGTTCTATATTGCTAAGGGTATAACCAATAATTAGATAAAGAGCAATTGAACTATGCAGGGTGTATCTTGGCATGATGCAAGGACGCCATAAATGTGAAACGAAATATAAAAATAGGGGTGGGAATAGCCACCAGATACAATATAGCAAGATGAGAGAGTGGCTTGTTTCCCCATTGTTATTCGACTGCGAAACTTTATCGTTTTTACTCTTAAGGAAATACCCCCAGATAGCCCAAATAAAACAAATAATATATAAAACGGCCATCACACCCCCTATAAAATATCGCTGAGATACAAGGGTGTGGGCAGTCTCTTTACTAAAAAAATTTATCCAGAAGTCAGGTTCTGCACGGAGTTGATAAGTCCAACCAATGCAATCATCGGCAATAAGGTCTCCGGTAAATTCGCGAAGAGTAGGTATTTTCATCCAGGAAGAAGTCATATCGGGTGACCAGAAATTGATAGTCAGAATGTATAAAGTAGAAGGTAATGAGATGAAGAACAAGGGAATAGCCCATTTAATAAGAAAAAAGACTTCTTTCTTAAAATAATTTTTATATACGAATTTGTCCGGTTTATCGTTATGATATTCCCATGCAAGAATAATTAATCGGTCTACTAGTAGATATACCCCCTGAACCATAATAACCAATATAGCAAAGGGATGTGTCCAGAGAAGGAGAAATGTAATGATAAGATAGCCAATGAATGTTCTTCGTCTCTGTTGTTGATACCAATGTATAAAAAGAAGCATGGA
It includes:
- a CDS encoding DegT/DnrJ/EryC1/StrS family aminotransferase — translated: MRNMNELAILGGEPVRPPEKKWPTWPVFDEQERNAILEVLESGKWFYGEKVKQFEEAYSRFQKARYCVSCNSGTTALEITLQAIGLKHGEEVIVPPYTFIATASAVVRMGGVPIFVDIDDTWCIDPDLIESAISPRTRAIIPVHFGGRICDMDKINAIAQKHNLIVIEDACHAWGGAWEGKGAGTLGLGGVFSFQMSKNITAGEGGAIVTDNENFADTCRSISNCGRSKTGPWYYHERIGTNVRMNEFTANILLAQLSRAEKQFQVREANGTYLTRALMEIPGIYPQPLSNRITRRTYHLICIRIKEDELGCSREQFVKAVQAEGLPLTSGYPYPIYKQPAFQNADFYDYSKTYCPIAEDLCYKSGTWLPHHILLGKEKDMEDIVRIIRKVQEHTPELRKLDA
- a CDS encoding tetratricopeptide repeat protein is translated as MNKRNILISKQLIWIFLILLIGLGVRLIYLSDAIQNPDFSAPLHDAEFKDYWARAILSGDYTPPRNEGNPFMEGHPLPNPPGYPLFLAFIYWLTGGSYLAVRWVQICIGLLNIFLVYLLSKNLFDYRAGLFSALGVATYWAFVHYDMELNQVTIYIAINLLCFHLLLQAHKRNKLRLLPFAGIVFGIGAWFRGEVFVFIFPLAIFVIFLFYNSKKLKVAICAGLLFLIFALLPVIPLSSYNYYLCGSFTSGSHNSECSLSIAFHPDTPEYASYTPEMLRWLNKTPEDTVEIFDLDGMTRGLGKELGLGRRVTYKEWKNYLISGAIHNIKEYPWLNLKKCFKRFLWTFSPQELDENKVIYYEREVSTILKYLPRYPLPMSLFTLSLILLGILWLSKGTQTIRITMNSWKFLFVLLFFVAINISIFSLIIAGSRYRVSLIPYFFILGGVVFSSLSETIRNKKWNLSILIVLGFVILFSLAHIPFFDYQPNRSRWLDERRKCYQRIGRIEDGLRFFEKWLEKHPDADAHYHAGVLCYELNELTKAEEHFYTCLKLCPDHPSAPYNLGLVFAKRGDWTNAEKYFKEAVKRNSNKADMWFALGWATENIGNTTTALENYTHALTINPLHAQALNHSAVIMFQRGEREPAKKYLEKAISIAPNYTDARFNLGQVLLAERKPADALKQFMTITGKYSPEHELLKSIGLCYVQMLDYGEALKYLLKAKEMKPEQWNEESILAVCYAGLGMREECIQAIEGLKGKTFNSLQVFNLGHAWELLGEWDKAETYFKTVIEKDKSNADAWAGLGNISLMHGDKNSAYIYFKQALEINPHQVGAWFNLILSWVENREWEKAKSQLIEFINYYPEHVEAHYHLGIVNEALGNREDAKKSYDKVLEKKSDHPGALFSRATIALSEMDLEKAKELFEKLKPMEPFKSLYHLGIVYSLKENWEMSHECFLKSFFINSPPFFNDYIYAFNIGRSYDRLDCLYDAENFYRISFGLNNDFVDVKDALSFLLFQQGNIEEAYFLLNSMFLYQIPTNWSYYHFSLVWDSMKEPEIALSFAEMANIILPKQSPILHQLGALHRKLKNYNLAEQYLEQAKELNPDDATITKTLAFLQSDRERYKEAKELFIICTNLLPDDLEVYEGLADVYMKTGELKQAEENYRKALKIKESPTVINKLGLLLADLNNVYESVGLLEKALKYFPDDAITLTRLADLKVILHSDMDAKLLYEKALTIDTQNYLTHRNYADLLVRSGEYELAEKHYKLALELQPKDTIAQAGLGLLYARMNKYEEAKKYLIPLAQIKTDLLNVNQQLAMIFLSENQPEKSIKYIKRCILAQPDRKEFRELLQQATQMKQ
- a CDS encoding GDSL-type esterase/lipase family protein, with translation MELKSKKKRKIVYILGYSLFIFFWIIVICLSLELFERLRWKHIEKTNKFVRIRKGELLIKEWDNGAEESVHYGEGKNIFVPQQLLIGELWCYAEPDPLEMWSYRFSIYFTETEPFQSSFCDIYNIHQFCIEINQNNSDLIFSPIKEPLEAIPHISEYKTIIEQIPKSKFEVGLAFLWDENIKGESYQFFFCPIYNTSNHYSYYVFVHPQKGKNEGINPILKKLAINDLWDINYFSYIPHINSTEMPFRINNFGFRDRDFKVPKEEGVFRILCIGASTTEEGISNQETYPKFLEQGLKKHFGDNRIEVFNCGVSGMVLKKHCAKLPDYLYLQPDLVILYEGINNVVYEVFQKAFDNTLLTTRIAFLLSHFVRKQMRAFISYPEDRIKLYIDRFIMNYIDYLCKVFFLKNIDVCISSIGVPYRDKLNSEDRDYYDFYYEKEWGYPHSTFQQYCEVMKLFNEILKEYCKKNSILYIPVEENIPASTKYFGDICHMRQEGIKLKAQIMAETLIPYLEKRLGLVNSSTVSSE
- a CDS encoding SGNH/GDSL hydrolase family protein; this translates as MKYPIVKSIGKIFIFFLWLILILILAECAVRVYEYFGAQKNPLISSLNNQPPWSYSQVTSKDTLQSTEKLPSPDMSQWYSNRLEFFLQLDENDRQLFASFYQISILIKDRNKREKKIYLPEPDTTNYFDDELLTALEKEIPDINHSAFSKYYASFTVGNRTISDLVLYYPAKIENQGMFVCGYKAKDSHTKKTKDENNIWEIPYFEYKKHAQLYSHEFHTNNFGFRDEDVAVPKLPDVFRIVCIGGSTTEEGPTEQETYPNITEKLLSEQFHEQYRIEVINAGIPGITANKLWLRLPDYLLMEPNLIIYCEGTNDITHILLPYWLNHLNGIKKILIQSKLCRNIFPLFFLPHDIQIQSDISKDILSQIEKIQKYLQRKGVLFAVMSIPAPNYSLMTWQEKDYFQFVTKKWWGGDFINYRMYSHVLNIYNKLLNEKFNNRNILYIPMYEMFQNKPPSYFNDLCHQKLEGIQKKSELAMPYLVKYIEEHLGKS
- a CDS encoding tetratricopeptide repeat protein → MNSKIFLYLFLILFAGYLYRSIGLSNESIWWDEFSSVVHMKPLQEYESSPDFTRWAQGVHYEPSVNILHFLIKNRSMDPATMPLYYSIEYLWHTYIDESYYSLRLLSVFIGLTVIYSTYILGNISFNASAGLMACLLVSLSPIHRQFSQEIRMYSLFTLLSILSMLLFIHWYQQQRRRTFIGYLIITFLLLWTHPFAILVIMVQGVYLLVDRLIILAWEYHNDKPDKFVYKNYFKKEVFFLIKWAIPLFFISLPSTLYILTINFWSPDMTSSWMKIPTLREFTGDLIADDCIGWTYQLRAEPDFWINFFSKETAHTLVSQRYFIGGVMAVLYIICFIWAIWGYFLKSKNDKVSQSNNNGETSHSLILLYCIWWLFPPLFLYFVSHLWRPCIMPRYTLHSSIALYLIIGYTLSNIEHKKWMKRLLFTTFLLLYLYQGSLILGKPQHTNWRNAGVFIKHNAKTEDIILVNNELWKRVFLYNLGPVPNVVCYGSQFENTAEIAEFLITKLLPERRPNAKLWIVVQGDYFESAPLNHFEKYLKEKGIIYQAQEFPGIQRVVVYHQIYSLQDSVKTFNKKSVALLEDLCAMALEFWRVKDFWSAIDTCKHVIQLDPGYAQAYSYLGMSYKEIQEWDLAVDAFTKAVELKPEHYPWNWINIADIHINRGQYQLAISALEKAFQLLPNDSFAHTCMGRAYLGLGNREKAIEYFQKALELDPTDLRPATELERLKNNPQQTSPSIK